TGCGGATTTAAGTTTATAACATGGGGAAAAGTAAGTTTTACAATTTGTTCACTCATTTTATTTAAAATCTTCTCAAAATTTACCCTCTCATGCGCTGCATGGAAGTCAAGAAAGACAATTCCATCCACCCTTTGAATCACAACAATTGCGTCACCAATACTGAAAAAGTGAAAAATTTCTTCTTTGTTAAAAATTGACTCTGTATAAAATGCAGAAATTTGAGATATTGAAGACAAATCTGCATTTACCTTCCACTGATTGGTCTCTTCTGCAATCATTGATGATTTAACTTGATATTCACTCATTCTAAAAATAAGCTGATGAATTATTTGGGGTTCACGAAATCTTACTTCTTTTTTTGCAGGATGAACATTAAAATCTACATCCTCTGGTGGAAGATTTATAAAAATAAAAAACTGAGGATGATTTTCATTGATATGAAAAGCTTTATATATAGTATTAACAATTGAAAAATCTTTTACAGGCCTGCGGTTTACAAAGATTAATTGTCTACCCTTGGATTTTCTCAGAAGTTCTTCTCCGCCAAGAAATAACTCAATTTTATAGTTATCTTTTGAAATTGTTTTAAACTTAAGCTTCTCTGTAAATTCTAAACCAAAAACCTGTGATATTCTATCATATAAAGTTTTTACCTGAGGTATATTTAAAACTTCTTCTCTATCAATAAATAAAGAAAAGGAAATTTCTGGATAGGCAAGACAGTAATTCTGGACTGTTTCAATAATATGTGCTTTTTCAGTATAAGAAGATTTAAGAAACTTTCTTCTGACAGGTGTATTAAAAAAGAGATCTCTAATCTCTACTGTTGTTCCCTTAGTAACTACAGGCTTCTGCGATACTAAATTACCTCCCGTAAGATAAACCTCTGTACCTGTGTCTTCATCTTTATACTGGGTAATAATTTTGAGCTTGCTTACATTTGCTATTGAGTAAAGAGCTTCACCTCTGAATCCGAGAGAAGAGATTCTTTGAAGGTCCTTTTCATCTTTTATTTTACTCGTTGCATGTCTCTGAAAAGCCAATATAACATCATCCGATGGAATTCCTTCTCCATCATCTATTACTTTTATTTCAGCAATTCCAAATTCCTTTATATAAACAGATATAGAGTTCGCACCTGCGTCTATTGAGTTTTCAATCAGTTCTTTTACTACTGAGGCTGGTCTTTCTACAACCTCTCCTGCTGAAATTTTCCCGACAATAGTCTCAGGAAGTATTTTAATTCTATTCAATATACTCTACCACCACGGAGGATATCCATACTCAAACCACCAACCAGGAGAACCATACCAAAACCATATTGAAGGATGCCAGTAATAATTAGGATAGTATTTTGTTTTTTTCCACAGATACGTTGCCTGAGCCTCAATAACAGGAAAAATGTAAGGCATTGTATCAATCTTGCCCTCTTGCAGTCCTTTAAATCTCCCGGCAACTGTTAGTAGTCTTCCTTTTGAGTAAACAGCACAGTCAAGAAAATTTTTTGATTTTACAATAAATCTTCCCTCTGAAGCATCTGTCTCTTCTGGATAACCTTCTCTATCAAGAGGTAAATGAAGAATCTCAAAAACTGTTCCATCCTGAGTATTGATACAATTTGTAATTCTTCCACCCCATAAAAGAGATATATCCTTGTATTTGTCAGGATTATCTTTAACGACTTTGAAAGGCACATCTTTTAATGAAGGAATATCCTGTAAAGGTTTAGGCAAAGTTGCACAACTGAATACAAAAAACAATGAAATTACTAATATAAAAAATTTAACAGAAATAAAAAACTTCTGTAACATAGTTTATTATATCAATTGGATTACAAAGAATCAAAATTATGGAATTTACTTTGTTATTACCTCTTTAAATAGTCTGTAAGTTTTTTGGTATTCAGCATAAGCCTTTTTAAAAATTATAGGGAAGTTGTTCAAATCTTTAAGATTTATAATGAAATCTACGCCTTGAACAAATGCATAAAGCCTATCCATTGTTGCTATTGAATTACTTAGAGAAAATACAATAATCTCTCTTCTCCGATACATCGGAAAAGATAATATTTCCTTGATTATTTCACTGTATTCTTGCCCTATTATAATTAAAACTACGTCTTCAAGTCCGATCATCCCTAAAGCCTCTTCATTATTTGAAGGGCTAAGGCATTCAAAGCCTAATGACCTTAGATAATCAGATAAAGTTTGTTGGATTTCCTTATTGTTTTCGCATATAACAGCTTTTGGCATATTCCATCCTTTTATTTTTTATCATAATCTATATCAAGTTTTAATCCTTCAATATCTGTAGTCTTTTCTCCCCTTTGAGATTTGATTTTATCTATTTCCATAATAACCTTGGATCTTCTTGATGCAAATGCTATAGCTGTTTCTTCAGTTATTAAGCCTTCTTTATAGCATTTAAGAATTGACTGGTCAAAGGTATGCATTCCAGCAGCTTCTGAAGTCTCTATTATGTCATAAAAAGTTTTTTCAGCAGTTTCACCGTTTATAATTAATTCCCTCACTCTTAAAGTATTCCGCATTATTTCTGTTACAGCTACTCTTCCTTTGTCAATTCTTGGTAGAAGCCTCTGTCCTACAACCCATTTAAGTGTATCTGAAATCCTGAGCCTTATATAGGACTCATCATCAGGCGGAAACATTCCAACTATTCTTCCAATCGTCTGTCCTGCATCTGTGGTATGAAGTGTGCTCAGAACAAGATGTCCTGTTTCAGCTGCCATAATGGCTATTTCAAGCGTTTCCCTATCTCTTATTTCTCCAACAAGTATTACATGTGGAGCTTGTCTGAGTGCAGCACGAAGCCCGTCTGCAAAATTATGGAAGTCTACTCCAAGTTCCCTCTGATTAAATGTTGATTTTTTATGGGGGTGTACAAACTCAACAGGATCTTCAAGAGTTATTATATGAGATGCTCTTGTCTCATTAATGATATTTAAAATTGCCGCAAGCGTTGAAGATTTACCAGAACCTGTTGCTCCTGTAACTAAAACAAGTCCCATTCTTTCTTTTGCAATCTCTTTAATTATAGGAGGCAATCGCAGTTCTTCAACTGTAGGTATCTTCACAGGAAGCTTCCTCATAACAATTGAGTAACTTCCTCTCTGAGAAAAAATATTCACCCTAAATCTTGCTTTCTGTATAGCATAGCTTGTATCACAGTATCCATCTTTTATAAGATTTTCAATAAGTCTTTTTTGGTTATTCATCAGGATTAGAGCTATTCTTTCTGTATGAAAAGGAATAAGAGATTCAATCGGAACATTTTTCAATTGAACAGGTTTTAGTTCACCCCAATGAAGCACCTGAAAGGGTCTTCCAACTGTAAAAACAATATCTGATAATTCAGGACAGGTCTCACAAATTTTATCAAGAATATAATCAAATTCCTGTTTCCTCATGTAAGTCCTTCTTGAGGAACTTCTTTAAGAAATTTAACAAATTTCTGCTTGTCCGTTGCTCTTTCATAGGCATCCTCTGGTGCAATTTTGCCTTCCTGAAGAAGTTGCAATAAAGTATCATCCATTGTCTGCATGCCTATTTTTTTGCTTGTCTGCATAATTGAGAGTATTTGATGGGTTTTTCCCTCTCTTATAAGATTTGCAACAGCATAGGTGTTAATCAAAATCTCACATGCTGCAACTCTTCCCTTACCATCAGCCCTTTTTAAAAGTGTCTGAGCAACAACTGCTTGCAAAGACTCACTTAGAGATGTCCTTACCTGCGCCTGCTGTTCAGGTGGAAAAACATCAATAATTCTATCAACTGTTTTAATGGCTGATGAAGTATGAAGTGTACTGAATACAAGATGTCCTGTAGCAGCAGCTTCCAGAGCAAGCTGAATTGTCTCCATGTCTCTCATCTCACCAACCAAAACTATATCTGGGTCTTCTCTAAGAGCAGCTCTTAAGGCTTTCGCAAAGCTTTCTGTATGAGTTCCTACTTCTCTGTAAGAGATAACGCAGCCTTTATTCGGATGAACAAACTCTATGGGGTCTTCAATAGTTATTATTCTTTCTTTTCTGTTACTGTTTGCATAATCAATAATAGCAGCAAGGGTTGTTGATTTTCCTGAACCTGTAGGACCTGTAACAAGAACAATTCCCTTTTTAAGCATTGCGAACTTTTTTAATACAACTGGCAACCCAAGCTGATCAATTGTTTTTATTTCATTAGGAATGTGCCTGAATGCTGCGCCAATTCCTTCCTTATGCATAAAATAGTTAACACGAAAACGAGCAACACCAGGTATTTCATGAGCAAAATCAAGATCTCCTGTTTCCTCAAATATTTTGATTTTTTCCTCTGGTGTAATTTCATAAAGAAACTTCCTAAGTTCATCATTATCAAGAACTTTATACTGAACCCTGACAAGCTCTCCGTGAATTCTTAAAACTGGCTGACTTCCAGCAACAAGATGAAGATCACTTGCTTTGTTTTCAAGCATTAGTTTAAAAAAGGCATCTATCCGAGCCATGTAAAAATTATAGCATGATTTGAGGAAGAAGTGAACTCATGTTATACTAAAAAATTGTAAAATGACTATTGAGCTTATTATCTTTGACTTAGACGGTACACTTGTAGACTCCTGCAAGGATATAACTCAAGCATTGAACTATTGTTTTAAAAAAAGAGGAATTGAAGGCTTTTCACAAGAGGAAGTAAAAAAAATGGTTGGAGAAGGTGTTAATCGCCTTATAGAAAAAGCTTTACAACTAAGAAAACTTTCTCTGCCTGTTCAGGATTTAGTTGAATGTTTCATAAACTATTACAAAAAAC
The Thermodesulfovibrio yellowstonii DSM 11347 DNA segment above includes these coding regions:
- the mutL gene encoding DNA mismatch repair endonuclease MutL; translation: MNRIKILPETIVGKISAGEVVERPASVVKELIENSIDAGANSISVYIKEFGIAEIKVIDDGEGIPSDDVILAFQRHATSKIKDEKDLQRISSLGFRGEALYSIANVSKLKIITQYKDEDTGTEVYLTGGNLVSQKPVVTKGTTVEIRDLFFNTPVRRKFLKSSYTEKAHIIETVQNYCLAYPEISFSLFIDREEVLNIPQVKTLYDRISQVFGLEFTEKLKFKTISKDNYKIELFLGGEELLRKSKGRQLIFVNRRPVKDFSIVNTIYKAFHINENHPQFFIFINLPPEDVDFNVHPAKKEVRFREPQIIHQLIFRMSEYQVKSSMIAEETNQWKVNADLSSISQISAFYTESIFNKEEIFHFFSIGDAIVVIQRVDGIVFLDFHAAHERVNFEKILNKMSEQIVKLTFPHVINLNPQDYVLIKENLHILNELGIEAEDFGENSIVIRALPEIIKYIDIAGMIENIALTLKEGTSTPDFIEIKRKIAATIACHSSLRANEKINHFEIKALLQELERTSDPEHCPHGRPVRKFISLDEIKKWFLR
- a CDS encoding Slp family lipoprotein, with the protein product MLQKFFISVKFFILVISLFFVFSCATLPKPLQDIPSLKDVPFKVVKDNPDKYKDISLLWGGRITNCINTQDGTVFEILHLPLDREGYPEETDASEGRFIVKSKNFLDCAVYSKGRLLTVAGRFKGLQEGKIDTMPYIFPVIEAQATYLWKKTKYYPNYYWHPSIWFWYGSPGWWFEYGYPPWW
- a CDS encoding response regulator transcription factor, which translates into the protein MPKAVICENNKEIQQTLSDYLRSLGFECLSPSNNEEALGMIGLEDVVLIIIGQEYSEIIKEILSFPMYRRREIIVFSLSNSIATMDRLYAFVQGVDFIINLKDLNNFPIIFKKAYAEYQKTYRLFKEVITK
- a CDS encoding type IV pilus twitching motility protein PilT; translation: MRKQEFDYILDKICETCPELSDIVFTVGRPFQVLHWGELKPVQLKNVPIESLIPFHTERIALILMNNQKRLIENLIKDGYCDTSYAIQKARFRVNIFSQRGSYSIVMRKLPVKIPTVEELRLPPIIKEIAKERMGLVLVTGATGSGKSSTLAAILNIINETRASHIITLEDPVEFVHPHKKSTFNQRELGVDFHNFADGLRAALRQAPHVILVGEIRDRETLEIAIMAAETGHLVLSTLHTTDAGQTIGRIVGMFPPDDESYIRLRISDTLKWVVGQRLLPRIDKGRVAVTEIMRNTLRVRELIINGETAEKTFYDIIETSEAAGMHTFDQSILKCYKEGLITEETAIAFASRRSKVIMEIDKIKSQRGEKTTDIEGLKLDIDYDKK
- a CDS encoding type IV pilus twitching motility protein PilT → MARIDAFFKLMLENKASDLHLVAGSQPVLRIHGELVRVQYKVLDNDELRKFLYEITPEEKIKIFEETGDLDFAHEIPGVARFRVNYFMHKEGIGAAFRHIPNEIKTIDQLGLPVVLKKFAMLKKGIVLVTGPTGSGKSTTLAAIIDYANSNRKERIITIEDPIEFVHPNKGCVISYREVGTHTESFAKALRAALREDPDIVLVGEMRDMETIQLALEAAATGHLVFSTLHTSSAIKTVDRIIDVFPPEQQAQVRTSLSESLQAVVAQTLLKRADGKGRVAACEILINTYAVANLIREGKTHQILSIMQTSKKIGMQTMDDTLLQLLQEGKIAPEDAYERATDKQKFVKFLKEVPQEGLT